One part of the Actinomycetota bacterium genome encodes these proteins:
- a CDS encoding PBP1A family penicillin-binding protein, giving the protein MHRWMLRALAAVGCTTLGVAATGACSYTTPSLDPTPTVTRQTSKVLAADGTLLTTLHGEENRETVPLSEIPKVLRDAVVAIEDERFWEHKGVDLRATLRAAYEDASKGRVLQGGSTITQQYVKNAMLGSERTVGRKVREAALAYHLEHRVTKEKILERYLNTIYFGNSAYGVQAASTTYFNIPVSQLDVAQAAFLAGVISAPSAYDPFVHPASAQKRRDEVLDKMVALHRLGPDVATPAKAAALGVNRPTASERYPAAYFVDEVKRELLTDPIFGAGATPAARVASVFGGGLRVHTTLDPRRQLAAEDAVSKVLVRPESDPSAAVVSIDPRSGYVQAMVGGRDFFGAGPHDKVNLATQAQRQAGSAFKPIVLAAALLDGISLSRSYRAPPEIEIPVTRQKPWKVRNYEGGGGGRMNLVEATVHSSNTVYAQLIMEVGPANAMGLARRMGIASPLQPYPAAVLGTNDVTPLDMASAYSTLAARGVHVPPVLITKVTKADGTVLYQHQHHEDRVLPESVVDAEVPVLEQVVRRGTGVNARIGRPVAGKTGTSEKWNDGWFVGFTPELVTAVWVGFPEGQVSMVPPRTRVRVTGGTWPAEIWQLYSTTAMADLPVTPFPVGRTAPAQPAANGSAFPPGAVVKEVARVIGMIAPRAEDTLSRDGWRVVRTDVPNGDYPPGYVVAQSPCAGCQAIAASTVTISVSKGAADLVVVPNLLGLTADEARTTLVGDDLRAVLLVRAEPPAAGAGGRRGLVWKQNPPADAAADRGAAVTVYVNPS; this is encoded by the coding sequence GTGCACAGGTGGATGCTGCGCGCGCTCGCGGCCGTCGGGTGCACGACACTCGGCGTGGCGGCCACCGGCGCCTGCTCGTACACCACGCCGTCGCTCGACCCGACACCGACCGTCACCCGCCAGACGTCGAAGGTGCTCGCCGCCGACGGCACCCTGCTCACGACCCTCCACGGCGAGGAGAACCGCGAGACGGTCCCGCTGTCGGAGATCCCGAAGGTGCTTCGCGACGCCGTCGTCGCGATCGAGGACGAGCGGTTCTGGGAGCACAAGGGCGTGGACCTGCGCGCCACGCTGCGCGCCGCCTACGAGGACGCGTCCAAGGGCAGGGTGCTCCAGGGCGGGTCGACGATCACCCAGCAGTACGTCAAGAACGCGATGCTCGGCTCGGAGCGCACGGTGGGCCGCAAGGTCCGCGAGGCCGCGCTCGCCTACCACCTCGAGCACCGCGTCACCAAGGAGAAGATCCTCGAGCGCTACCTCAACACCATCTACTTCGGGAACAGCGCCTACGGCGTACAGGCCGCGTCCACCACGTACTTCAACATCCCCGTGAGCCAGCTCGACGTCGCGCAGGCGGCGTTCCTCGCGGGAGTGATCAGCGCCCCCTCCGCCTACGACCCCTTCGTCCATCCAGCGTCCGCCCAGAAGCGGCGCGACGAGGTGCTCGACAAGATGGTCGCGCTGCACCGGCTGGGGCCCGATGTCGCCACCCCGGCCAAGGCCGCCGCGCTCGGCGTCAACCGGCCCACCGCATCGGAGCGCTACCCCGCCGCGTACTTCGTGGACGAGGTGAAGCGCGAGCTCCTCACCGACCCGATCTTCGGCGCCGGCGCGACGCCCGCGGCCCGGGTCGCCAGCGTGTTCGGCGGAGGCCTGCGCGTCCACACCACGCTCGACCCCCGCCGCCAACTCGCTGCGGAGGACGCGGTCTCCAAGGTGCTCGTCCGGCCGGAGAGCGACCCGTCCGCCGCAGTCGTGTCCATCGACCCGCGTAGCGGCTACGTGCAGGCGATGGTCGGGGGGCGCGACTTCTTCGGCGCGGGCCCGCACGACAAGGTCAACCTGGCCACCCAGGCCCAGCGGCAGGCCGGCTCTGCGTTCAAACCGATCGTCCTGGCGGCCGCGCTCCTCGACGGCATCTCGCTGAGCCGCTCCTACCGGGCGCCCCCCGAGATCGAGATCCCCGTCACCCGTCAGAAGCCGTGGAAGGTGCGCAACTACGAGGGCGGTGGCGGCGGCCGCATGAACCTGGTCGAGGCCACCGTCCACTCCAGCAACACCGTCTACGCCCAGCTGATCATGGAGGTCGGGCCCGCGAACGCCATGGGGTTGGCCCGGCGCATGGGCATCGCGTCCCCGCTCCAGCCGTATCCCGCGGCCGTCCTCGGCACCAACGACGTCACGCCGCTCGACATGGCGTCCGCGTACTCGACGCTCGCGGCGCGAGGCGTGCACGTGCCCCCCGTGCTCATCACCAAGGTGACCAAGGCAGATGGCACGGTGCTGTACCAGCACCAGCACCACGAGGATCGGGTGCTGCCCGAGTCGGTCGTCGACGCCGAGGTCCCCGTGCTCGAGCAGGTGGTGCGGCGAGGCACCGGCGTCAACGCCCGCATCGGGCGGCCGGTCGCGGGCAAGACCGGCACGAGCGAGAAGTGGAACGACGGATGGTTCGTCGGCTTCACGCCCGAGCTGGTGACGGCGGTCTGGGTGGGCTTCCCCGAAGGACAGGTCTCGATGGTTCCGCCGCGCACCCGCGTGCGCGTCACGGGCGGCACCTGGCCCGCCGAGATCTGGCAGCTCTACAGCACCACCGCGATGGCCGACCTGCCCGTGACACCGTTCCCGGTCGGCCGGACGGCTCCCGCGCAGCCCGCGGCGAACGGCTCGGCCTTCCCGCCGGGCGCGGTGGTGAAGGAGGTGGCGCGCGTGATCGGGATGATCGCGCCGCGCGCCGAGGACACGCTGTCGCGCGACGGCTGGCGGGTGGTGCGCACGGACGTGCCCAACGGCGACTACCCGCCGGGCTATGTCGTCGCCCAGTCGCCGTGCGCGGGCTGCCAGGCGATCGCGGCCTCGACCGTGACGATCTCGGTGAGCAAGGGCGCCGCCGACCTCGTCGTGGTGCCCAACCTGCTGGGGCTGACCGCGGACGAGGCGCGAACGACGTTGGTCGGAGACGACCTCCGAGCCGTATTGCTCGTCCGCGCCGAACCACCGGCCGCAGGCGCCGGCGGCCGCCGGGGCCTGGTCTGGAAGCAGAACCCGCCCGCCGACGCGGCCGCCGACCGAGGCGCGGCGGTGACGGTCTACGTCAACCCGAGCTGA
- a CDS encoding tyrosine--tRNA ligase: MDPAAPVDVLPELEWRGLLYQVTDRDALATLLAAEPVTVYAGFDPTQPSLQVGNLMQLCTLRRFQEAGHRPIVLAGGGTGMIGDPGGKTAERALLTGEQLEANLRAVRGQLERFVDLSGGRGLLVDNREWLGELRVLDFLRDVGKHFTVNQMVAKESVKTRFEGRDQGISYTEFSYMLLQAYDFLHLRDTYGCRLQFGGSDQWGNITMGVELIRKLRDVQAFGLTSPLVLSADGTKLGKTETGTVWLDPERTSPYQLYQFFVRTDDAMVTSYLRYFTWLDHARIRELDQATTDHPERREAQQALAKEVTALVHGDSDAGAAVRAARVLFGDGELAELDEHLFREVFGDAPSATRPRADLDGSGLPVVELAAHGGLEPSRSAARRDIKAGALHVNGTPVTDDDRRVTRADLFHDRWVVLRRGKHNYLVVEFD; encoded by the coding sequence GTGGACCCCGCCGCTCCCGTCGACGTGCTCCCGGAGCTCGAATGGCGGGGCCTGCTCTACCAGGTCACCGATCGCGACGCGCTCGCCACGCTGCTGGCGGCCGAGCCCGTCACTGTCTATGCGGGCTTCGACCCGACGCAGCCGAGCCTGCAGGTGGGGAACCTGATGCAGCTGTGCACCCTGCGGCGCTTCCAGGAGGCGGGCCACCGCCCCATCGTGCTCGCCGGCGGCGGCACGGGCATGATCGGCGACCCCGGGGGCAAGACGGCGGAGCGCGCGCTCCTCACGGGCGAGCAGTTGGAGGCGAACCTCAGGGCCGTGCGCGGCCAGCTCGAGCGCTTCGTCGACCTCTCCGGCGGACGGGGCCTCCTGGTCGACAACCGTGAGTGGCTGGGGGAACTGCGGGTCCTCGACTTCCTGCGCGACGTCGGCAAGCACTTCACCGTGAACCAGATGGTGGCGAAGGAGTCGGTGAAGACCCGGTTCGAGGGGCGCGATCAGGGGATCTCCTACACGGAGTTCAGCTACATGCTGTTGCAGGCCTACGACTTCCTGCACCTGCGCGACACCTACGGCTGCCGGCTGCAGTTCGGTGGCAGCGACCAGTGGGGCAACATCACGATGGGCGTCGAGCTCATCCGCAAGCTGCGCGACGTGCAGGCGTTCGGGCTGACGTCGCCGCTCGTGCTCAGCGCCGATGGCACCAAGCTCGGCAAGACCGAGACCGGCACGGTGTGGCTCGACCCGGAGCGCACGTCGCCGTACCAGCTCTATCAGTTCTTCGTACGCACCGACGACGCCATGGTGACGAGCTATCTGCGCTACTTCACGTGGCTCGACCACGCCCGCATCCGCGAGCTCGACCAGGCGACCACCGACCATCCGGAGCGCCGGGAGGCGCAGCAGGCGCTGGCCAAGGAGGTCACCGCGCTCGTCCACGGCGACAGCGACGCCGGCGCCGCGGTACGGGCGGCACGGGTGCTGTTCGGTGACGGGGAGCTCGCCGAGCTCGACGAGCACCTGTTCCGTGAGGTGTTCGGCGACGCGCCCTCAGCGACCCGTCCCCGCGCCGATCTCGACGGCAGCGGACTGCCCGTGGTGGAGCTGGCCGCGCACGGTGGCCTCGAGCCGTCCCGCTCGGCCGCCCGTCGTGACATCAAGGCGGGGGCCCTGCACGTGAACGGCACGCCCGTGACCGACGACGACCGGCGGGTGACGCGCGCCGATCTGTTCCACGACCGCTGGGTGGTGCTCCGCAGAGGCAAGCACAACTACCTGGTGGTCGAGTTCGACTAG